One Bacteroidota bacterium DNA segment encodes these proteins:
- the hemG gene encoding protoporphyrinogen oxidase: MPDYIIVGAGITGLTCAYRLKQRGASVLVLEEANLAGGKILTERVNGYLLESGPNSLRIENRETVDLIESVGLTARAVEASPNAKKRFILRNGRWVQAPVGPIQAVTTPLFSFGGKLRVLGEIFTSPCTARDETIESYFLRHFGRELYEQAADPFVTGIYAGDPTKLSVRHSFKVFWQLDQQYGSMIRGMLMRKKDPNRVKPRIISFPNGLGELIERIREELAGDIQFHKEALTLTHGATGYTLRSASESFTAPNIILALPAHSTAPLIESIAISLAAELAAVDYPPIAVAYLGFREDQFLTKIEGFGGLIPSKEGRSILGAIYSSSNFAGRAPDGHVLLTVLAGGARNRAVMGWSHDQILQNAEREVRALFQSNGAPVFRHARLWKRAIPQYNVGYDSVLNAISAAESANPGLHFVGNYRGGIAMGACIKSATELAASLV, encoded by the coding sequence ATGCCTGACTATATCATCGTTGGCGCCGGCATCACCGGACTTACGTGTGCTTATCGGTTGAAGCAGCGCGGCGCGAGCGTTCTCGTTCTCGAAGAAGCAAATCTCGCCGGCGGCAAGATTCTCACCGAGCGGGTCAATGGATATTTGCTTGAGTCCGGCCCGAATTCTCTGCGCATCGAAAACCGGGAGACGGTGGATCTCATCGAATCAGTTGGATTGACAGCGAGAGCGGTGGAAGCCAGTCCGAATGCCAAGAAGCGGTTCATTCTTCGCAATGGCCGGTGGGTGCAGGCGCCGGTGGGTCCGATTCAGGCAGTCACGACGCCATTATTCTCATTCGGTGGAAAGCTTCGCGTGTTGGGAGAGATATTTACATCGCCATGCACCGCAAGAGACGAAACCATCGAGAGCTATTTTCTGCGACACTTTGGGCGAGAACTGTATGAGCAAGCAGCCGATCCATTTGTGACTGGCATTTATGCTGGTGATCCAACAAAGCTCAGCGTACGGCATTCGTTCAAGGTCTTCTGGCAGCTCGACCAGCAATATGGCTCGATGATTCGAGGCATGCTCATGCGCAAGAAAGACCCGAACCGGGTGAAACCGCGCATTATCTCATTTCCGAATGGCCTCGGCGAGCTGATCGAGCGGATTCGCGAAGAGCTTGCGGGTGACATACAATTCCATAAAGAGGCGCTGACTCTCACTCATGGTGCGACTGGCTACACGCTCCGCTCCGCGAGCGAGAGCTTTACGGCGCCGAATATCATTCTCGCACTGCCGGCGCATAGCACCGCACCGCTCATCGAATCCATCGCGATCTCGCTGGCAGCCGAACTGGCGGCAGTTGACTATCCTCCAATAGCCGTCGCATATCTTGGCTTTCGCGAAGATCAATTCCTGACGAAGATCGAAGGATTTGGCGGACTGATTCCGAGCAAGGAAGGCCGCAGTATTTTAGGCGCGATCTATTCTTCCTCGAACTTTGCGGGCCGCGCGCCCGATGGACACGTTTTGCTAACCGTGTTGGCGGGCGGCGCTCGCAACCGAGCAGTCATGGGATGGAGTCATGATCAGATCCTTCAAAATGCCGAGCGAGAAGTGCGAGCGCTCTTCCAGTCGAATGGCGCACCCGTGTTCCGACATGCCAGGCTCTGGAAGCGCGCGATCCCGCAGTACAACGTTGGATACGATTCGGTATTGAATGCCATTTCCGCTGCCGAGAGCGCAAATCCTGGACTGCATTTCGTTGGTAATTATCGTGGTGGCATTGCCATGGGCGCTTGCATCAAGAGTGCAACGGAACTCGCCGCCAGCCTTGTTTGA
- a CDS encoding inositol monophosphatase family protein gives MMDLRLFLEDIARGAGEITLKYFRQPDLEIITKGDASPVTRADRESEEYLRARIREHFPNDVILGEEFGEQGSNSARRWILDPLDGTKSFVHGVPIYGVLIALEQSGEVTHGIVHLPALGETVSAGVGEGCYWNGNLAHASHQSHLSHSLLCTTSPRRLEELIGRAKYDAITRTFGIYRGWGDCYGHILVATGRAEAMLDARMAIWDSAPLGVIVSEAGGEYFDFSGARRIDGGHLASCAPGVADEVRLMLS, from the coding sequence ATGATGGACCTACGCCTCTTCCTGGAAGACATCGCGCGTGGCGCGGGCGAGATCACTCTAAAGTATTTCCGCCAGCCCGATCTTGAGATCATCACGAAAGGCGACGCCAGCCCCGTGACGCGCGCCGATCGTGAATCGGAAGAATATCTGCGTGCGCGGATTCGCGAGCATTTTCCAAACGATGTCATTCTTGGCGAGGAATTTGGCGAACAGGGCTCGAACTCGGCACGCCGGTGGATCCTCGATCCGCTCGATGGCACGAAGAGCTTCGTGCATGGCGTGCCGATCTATGGTGTGTTGATCGCGCTGGAGCAATCGGGTGAAGTCACGCATGGCATCGTGCATCTTCCCGCGCTTGGTGAAACCGTCTCGGCTGGCGTTGGCGAAGGCTGCTACTGGAATGGGAATCTGGCCCATGCGTCGCATCAGTCCCATTTGTCCCATTCTCTTCTTTGCACGACAAGCCCCAGACGCCTCGAAGAACTGATCGGACGCGCCAAGTATGACGCGATCACCCGCACATTCGGTATCTACCGCGGATGGGGCGATTGCTACGGGCACATTCTCGTTGCGACTGGCCGCGCCGAAGCGATGCTCGATGCACGCATGGCGATTTGGGACAGCGCGCCGCTCGGCGTGATCGTTTCGGAAGCCGGTGGCGAGTATTTCGATTTTAGTGGGGCGCGACGCATCGATGGCGGACATCTCGCAAGCTGCGCACCCGGCGTGGCAGATGAAGTGCGGCTGATGCTAAGCTAA
- the hemH gene encoding ferrochelatase — protein sequence MTESRSKIAIVLLQFGGPDSLEAVEPFLLNLFSDPDIFELPFGAKFQTFVAQQISKRRAPSVREKYAEIGGKSPIVERTEEQVRALQQYFDAKHASLGVTVRLAGRYWKPFTADTMSALVHDGVQEVILLPLYAQYAVANAGSSFNEWDRELARQHAAFRERRVREYYKNEKYLEAINTRIEEGLAQFPNPKDVLLLFSAHGTPLDMVKRGDPYSAQIRETMELVMDMRGHDHEYLLSFQSKVGPKRWLKPSTHDMLIKLGARGVTDMLVIPIAFVSDHIETLHELDIEERKTAEASGITNYRVMKGLNAHPLFIECLADVALKEIEALRHE from the coding sequence ATGACTGAATCACGCAGCAAGATCGCTATCGTTCTCCTTCAATTCGGCGGACCCGATTCGCTCGAAGCTGTCGAGCCGTTTCTCCTAAATCTTTTTAGCGACCCGGATATTTTCGAGCTGCCCTTCGGCGCGAAATTCCAGACGTTTGTCGCGCAACAAATCTCCAAGCGACGTGCTCCATCAGTTCGGGAGAAGTACGCGGAGATTGGAGGAAAGTCACCGATCGTTGAGCGGACGGAGGAGCAGGTCCGCGCGTTGCAGCAATACTTCGATGCGAAGCACGCAAGTCTCGGTGTCACGGTGCGTCTTGCCGGTCGGTATTGGAAGCCATTCACGGCCGATACAATGTCCGCACTTGTGCATGATGGGGTTCAGGAGGTGATTCTTCTTCCGCTCTATGCCCAATACGCTGTGGCAAACGCTGGTTCGAGCTTCAACGAGTGGGACCGCGAGTTGGCGCGACAACATGCTGCGTTCCGTGAGCGCCGCGTTCGCGAATATTATAAGAATGAGAAGTATCTCGAAGCGATCAACACTCGGATCGAGGAGGGGCTTGCGCAATTTCCGAATCCGAAAGATGTACTGCTGCTCTTTTCCGCGCACGGCACACCCCTCGACATGGTGAAGCGTGGCGATCCCTATTCGGCTCAAATCCGTGAGACGATGGAGTTGGTCATGGATATGCGTGGGCACGACCACGAGTACTTGCTCTCGTTTCAGAGCAAGGTGGGCCCGAAACGATGGCTCAAACCTTCGACGCATGACATGCTTATCAAGTTGGGCGCTCGAGGTGTCACGGACATGCTTGTTATACCGATTGCGTTCGTGAGCGATCACATCGAGACCCTGCACGAACTTGACATCGAAGAGCGCAAGACCGCCGAAGCATCTGGCATCACGAACTACCGCGTGATGAAAGGGTTGAACGCACATCCGCTCTTCATCGAATGCCTGGCGGATGTGGCCCTGAAAGAAATCGAAGCACTGAGACACGAATGA
- the hemF gene encoding oxygen-dependent coproporphyrinogen oxidase has product MAELQASLRARAEELFRTLQREITLALEVLDGSGTKFFRETWERPGGGGGITQVFKDGDVFEKAGVNFSAVHGEAPDSMKPGASAMQFFATGVSLVLHPRSPKIPTVHANFRYFEQSDGASWFGGGSDLTPYYLDVEDAVHFHHTLKTACDKHDLTYYPRFKAWCDEYFWIKHRNESRGIGGIFFDHLSAPNPREREQLFSFVEDAGRAFLPAYVPIVERHKDEVYAEAEKHWQLLRRGRYVEFNLVYDRGTRFGLETNGRTESILMSLPAVARWEYDVHPTPGTPEAALEEVLRHPREWAKL; this is encoded by the coding sequence ATGGCAGAGCTTCAAGCATCGTTGCGCGCTCGGGCTGAAGAACTCTTTCGCACGTTACAGCGAGAGATCACGCTCGCACTCGAAGTGCTCGATGGTAGCGGCACGAAATTCTTTCGCGAAACGTGGGAGCGGCCCGGCGGCGGTGGTGGCATCACGCAAGTTTTCAAGGATGGCGACGTATTCGAAAAAGCCGGTGTGAATTTCTCCGCGGTCCATGGTGAGGCGCCGGACTCGATGAAGCCCGGTGCAAGTGCAATGCAGTTCTTTGCGACTGGCGTCTCGCTCGTGTTGCATCCACGCTCACCCAAGATACCGACGGTGCACGCCAACTTTCGGTATTTCGAACAGTCCGATGGCGCTTCATGGTTTGGTGGCGGCTCGGACCTGACTCCATATTACCTCGATGTGGAGGATGCAGTCCATTTTCATCACACGCTAAAGACTGCATGCGACAAGCACGATCTCACCTACTATCCGCGCTTCAAGGCTTGGTGCGATGAATATTTCTGGATCAAACACCGCAATGAATCGCGCGGAATTGGCGGTATCTTTTTCGATCACCTGAGTGCGCCGAATCCGCGCGAGCGCGAGCAATTGTTCTCATTTGTCGAAGATGCCGGACGAGCGTTCTTGCCGGCATACGTGCCAATTGTCGAGCGGCACAAGGATGAAGTCTATGCAGAGGCGGAGAAACACTGGCAATTGCTGCGCCGTGGGCGGTATGTCGAGTTCAATCTAGTATACGATCGTGGCACGCGATTTGGCCTCGAAACAAACGGTCGCACGGAGAGTATTCTCATGAGCCTGCCGGCTGTCGCCCGGTGGGAGTATGATGTGCACCCTACTCCTGGCACACCGGAAGCTGCATTGGAAGAAGTCCTTCGGCATCCAAGAGAGTGGGCAAAACTCTAA
- the hemE gene encoding uroporphyrinogen decarboxylase, producing the protein MKLQNDLLLRAARREPVERAPVWFMRQAGRYLPEYRAVRAKHTFLEMVHTPELSAEVTIQPVDLVGVDAAIIFSDILVVPQAMGMELVVEEGKGGPRFPDPIRLYTQIKQLRDKNTTQALSYVMDAIRLTKEKLAGRVPLIGFTGAPWTLFAYMVEGSGSKDFHEAKKMLFTRGEDSHLMLRKLTDVIAQYLIAQVEAGADVLQIFDTWAGALTPDDFKEFSLEYIAEIIRLVRTHTVDVPIIVFCKGANQSLSEIASTGCDVISLDWTIDIAEVKEVLGGGVTLQGNLDPAVLYTTPEVIEDRVRLIAERMGEPTGHIFNLGHGITPDVDPDNARAFVEAAKNAYKPKA; encoded by the coding sequence ATGAAACTTCAAAACGATCTACTTCTGAGAGCCGCGCGGCGTGAGCCGGTGGAACGCGCACCGGTATGGTTCATGCGGCAGGCTGGCCGTTATTTGCCCGAATATCGCGCCGTCCGCGCCAAGCATACATTTCTCGAAATGGTCCATACGCCCGAGTTGTCGGCGGAAGTGACGATTCAACCTGTCGATCTCGTAGGCGTCGATGCTGCGATCATTTTTTCCGACATTTTGGTCGTTCCGCAGGCAATGGGGATGGAGTTGGTCGTCGAAGAGGGCAAGGGCGGGCCACGATTTCCGGATCCGATCAGGCTTTACACCCAGATCAAACAGCTTCGCGATAAGAATACCACACAGGCGCTCTCGTATGTTATGGACGCCATCCGGCTCACAAAAGAGAAGCTTGCCGGCCGCGTGCCGCTCATTGGCTTCACCGGCGCGCCGTGGACGCTCTTTGCTTACATGGTCGAAGGCTCAGGCTCTAAGGATTTCCACGAAGCGAAGAAGATGCTCTTCACGCGTGGTGAGGATTCCCACCTAATGCTGCGCAAGCTCACCGATGTCATCGCGCAATATCTGATCGCGCAAGTTGAGGCGGGTGCGGATGTCCTGCAGATTTTCGACACATGGGCAGGAGCGCTCACGCCGGACGATTTCAAAGAGTTTTCGCTCGAGTATATCGCCGAGATCATTCGGCTTGTGCGCACGCATACCGTGGATGTTCCGATCATCGTCTTCTGCAAGGGCGCGAATCAATCGCTTTCGGAGATCGCATCGACTGGCTGCGATGTCATCTCGCTCGACTGGACGATTGATATTGCCGAGGTCAAAGAAGTCCTCGGAGGTGGAGTCACCTTGCAGGGCAATCTCGATCCGGCTGTGCTATACACGACGCCGGAAGTGATCGAGGACCGCGTCCGCCTGATCGCCGAACGGATGGGCGAGCCGACTGGGCATATCTTCAATCTGGGCCACGGCATTACGCCGGATGTCGATCCGGACAATGCTCGCGCGTTTGTCGAGGCAGCCAAGAACGCGTACAAACCGAAGGCTTGA